A genomic window from Actinomycetaceae bacterium MB13-C1-2 includes:
- the pknB gene encoding Stk1 family PASTA domain-containing Ser/Thr kinase, producing MVDSSARLLGGRYEVRSLIGRGGMATVHLGRDTRLSRLVAIKMLRVDLARDAIFQTRFRREAQAAASLNHPNIVAVYDTGEEPARGPDGKTVMVPYIVMEYVEGHTVKELLSDGTPVPIPEAIEITEGVLSALEYAHGAGLVHRDIKPGNIMLTNTGKVKVMDFGIARALTDSQATMTSANAVVGTALYLSPEQARGERIDERSDVYSAGCVLFELLTGRAPFAGDSAVSLAYQHVSELPPVPSSIATDVPASLDRVVMKALAKDTEQRYASAADMAADLSRAAEGLPISAPPIGAWVAPDSTSATQVLQSPMDGTETMVYNGPTRANALNGDGTSATLTTGSIPVQAPAKKKKFRASVIWTWLLILLAAAMVGAVVWTFLNSGEDKVAQSETTFVPSGIVNSTQAEAKREIEAAGLVFVLEEEARDSDTVEKGRVAEIDPEEGTELVVGSEVHVYLSAGPASLKVPDVSGQTEAVAQETLEKAGFVVGDKVVEDSATVPANTVIRTDPASGSTQPRGYKINLYISSGNVQISSVVEMTEANARQILEGYGLRVERADGGYSDVIPLGSVVWMNPEGPVVPQGSTITLGISKGPEPTPEPPQSGSDSTKKD from the coding sequence ATGGTTGATTCCAGCGCTCGGCTGCTAGGCGGCCGGTACGAGGTCCGCTCGCTTATCGGGCGCGGCGGAATGGCAACTGTGCACCTGGGACGCGACACGAGACTCTCGCGCCTTGTGGCCATAAAGATGCTTCGCGTCGACCTGGCCCGCGACGCGATCTTCCAGACGCGTTTCCGCAGGGAGGCGCAAGCTGCGGCCTCCCTCAACCACCCGAACATTGTCGCCGTCTACGACACGGGTGAGGAGCCGGCGCGCGGCCCGGACGGCAAGACCGTCATGGTGCCGTACATCGTCATGGAGTACGTCGAGGGGCACACGGTTAAGGAGCTTCTTTCCGACGGAACGCCTGTACCGATTCCCGAAGCGATAGAAATTACCGAGGGTGTTCTTTCAGCGCTTGAGTACGCTCACGGCGCCGGTTTGGTACACCGAGACATCAAGCCCGGCAACATTATGCTGACTAACACCGGCAAGGTGAAGGTCATGGACTTCGGCATTGCCCGGGCGCTAACAGACTCACAGGCGACGATGACGTCCGCCAACGCCGTTGTCGGAACGGCTCTCTATCTGTCACCCGAGCAGGCTCGTGGTGAGCGTATTGATGAGCGCTCTGACGTCTACTCGGCCGGATGTGTTCTATTCGAGTTGCTGACCGGGCGAGCTCCGTTTGCGGGTGACAGCGCGGTATCACTTGCCTATCAGCACGTCTCTGAACTGCCACCGGTTCCTTCCTCGATCGCGACGGATGTTCCCGCTAGCCTCGACCGAGTTGTCATGAAGGCTCTAGCGAAGGACACTGAACAGCGTTACGCGAGCGCGGCGGACATGGCGGCGGACCTTTCTCGTGCGGCCGAGGGGCTGCCGATCTCCGCTCCGCCGATCGGTGCGTGGGTCGCCCCTGACTCGACTTCAGCGACTCAAGTGCTGCAAAGTCCAATGGACGGCACTGAGACCATGGTCTACAACGGTCCAACGCGGGCCAACGCCCTTAACGGTGACGGCACGTCGGCAACTCTGACGACTGGATCTATCCCGGTTCAAGCTCCGGCTAAAAAGAAGAAATTCCGCGCGTCAGTGATCTGGACATGGCTACTCATTCTCTTGGCCGCGGCGATGGTTGGTGCCGTGGTTTGGACTTTCCTTAACAGCGGAGAAGATAAAGTCGCGCAGTCTGAGACGACGTTTGTGCCGAGCGGAATCGTCAATTCCACGCAGGCCGAGGCTAAGAGAGAGATTGAAGCCGCCGGACTGGTTTTTGTTCTTGAGGAGGAGGCGCGGGACTCCGATACCGTGGAGAAGGGCCGTGTTGCTGAAATAGATCCTGAAGAGGGAACCGAATTGGTCGTGGGATCAGAGGTACACGTATATCTTTCAGCAGGTCCCGCCAGCCTCAAGGTTCCTGATGTCTCCGGTCAGACGGAGGCGGTTGCCCAAGAGACACTGGAGAAGGCGGGGTTTGTCGTCGGAGACAAGGTGGTCGAGGACAGTGCCACCGTCCCGGCAAACACCGTTATTCGCACGGACCCTGCTTCGGGATCTACCCAGCCGCGAGGTTACAAAATCAACCTCTATATTTCTTCCGGGAACGTGCAGATCAGCAGCGTTGTTGAGATGACTGAGGCAAATGCGAGGCAGATATTGGAAGGCTATGGTCTCAGGGTCGAGCGTGCTGATGGCGGCTACAGTGACGTGATTCCACTGGGTTCGGTTGTATGGATGAATCCGGAAGGGCCGGTGGTGCCACAGGGTTCCACGATTACTTTAGGAATATCCAAGGGGCCGGAGCCAACGCCGGAGCCACCACAGAGTGGTTCCGACTCGACTAAGAAGGACTAG
- a CDS encoding aldo/keto reductase — translation MRNIELGTTGLQVSNVAQGLMRIDDKTDDQIRDLYKTARDCGINFFDHADIYGQTLHLCETRFGDALNLGSSEREQIYLQSKAGIVKDGPYFDFSAGHIVEAVEGSLKALKTDYLDVLLLHRPDSLVEPEEVAAAFNKLEQSGKVRHFGVSNESPMYIELLKTAVTQPLVANQLQLSITHAPIIAQGTTVNMVDEDQAIMRDGEVLSYSRIHRMTIQAWSPFQAGFFNGPFIGNPEYAELNEVLDELATKYDATPEGVAISWITSHPAKMQVVLGTTTPDRVRAAAGGSDIQLTRPEWYRLFRAAGHLVP, via the coding sequence ATGCGCAACATAGAACTGGGCACCACAGGACTTCAGGTCTCAAACGTGGCTCAGGGTCTGATGAGAATCGACGACAAGACAGACGATCAGATTCGTGATCTCTACAAGACAGCCCGTGACTGCGGAATCAACTTTTTTGACCACGCCGATATCTACGGCCAGACCTTGCACCTATGCGAAACCAGGTTTGGCGATGCTCTCAACCTCGGATCTTCAGAGCGCGAGCAGATATACCTTCAATCAAAGGCCGGTATCGTCAAGGACGGCCCGTACTTTGACTTCTCAGCCGGGCATATCGTCGAGGCGGTCGAGGGAAGCCTAAAGGCTCTAAAAACAGACTATCTTGATGTACTCCTACTGCACCGCCCGGACTCACTAGTCGAGCCTGAAGAGGTCGCAGCGGCATTCAACAAGCTAGAACAGAGCGGTAAAGTTCGGCATTTCGGGGTTTCGAATGAGAGCCCAATGTACATCGAACTACTCAAAACGGCTGTTACTCAGCCGTTGGTCGCGAACCAGCTACAGCTCTCCATCACCCACGCACCGATTATTGCGCAGGGGACGACAGTCAACATGGTTGACGAGGACCAGGCGATCATGAGGGACGGCGAGGTTCTCAGCTACTCTCGGATCCACCGGATGACAATTCAGGCTTGGTCGCCATTCCAGGCAGGATTCTTCAACGGGCCATTCATTGGCAATCCAGAATACGCAGAACTGAATGAAGTCTTGGACGAGTTAGCGACCAAGTACGATGCGACACCTGAAGGCGTAGCAATCAGCTGGATCACCAGTCATCCTGCGAAAATGCAGGTCGTCCTGGGTACGACCACTCCGGATCGGGTTAGGGCGGCTGCGGGCGGCTCTGACATTCAACTGACTAGGCCAGAGTGGTACCGGCTCTTTAGGGCGGCGGGTCACCTGGTTCCGTAA
- a CDS encoding cell division protein CrgA gives MAKQSKRDNKPKRDDEELVDNWAKDIPLSPSWWAPVFVTLLILGLVWLVVYYFSGAKFPIPGIGYGNLAIGIGLMLAGFIMTLRWR, from the coding sequence GTGGCCAAGCAGAGCAAGCGGGATAACAAGCCGAAGAGGGACGACGAGGAACTCGTTGATAACTGGGCAAAGGACATTCCCCTAAGCCCCTCATGGTGGGCTCCCGTGTTCGTGACGCTACTGATTCTCGGGCTGGTATGGCTGGTGGTCTACTACTTTTCTGGTGCAAAATTTCCAATACCCGGAATCGGATACGGGAATCTTGCCATTGGTATTGGTCTAATGCTTGCCGGATTCATCATGACCCTGAGGTGGCGCTGA
- a CDS encoding protein kinase, with protein MSNGSVPPPRGIRAGRTLGGRYTLVSRIAKGGMGEVWRVRDQRTGMMVAAKVLRPELRGEVISLSRLRLEASNTLRARHPNIAAVLDSGEDDGQGWIVMELIDGHPLTDYVGDGKRLSAQQLIPILAQSAYALDASAAAGVVHRDIKPANIMIRPDGVVKLTDFGISFAEGQANLTAVGMVMGTAQYLAPEQALGEDATSLGDLYALGVIAYEALAGRRPFTGKSAVEIAMSHVKDEVPALPSDVPELIQQVVYDLLAKKPEDRPQSGAALIRTLSRVASELDVTTSPVPLPPPAQMADNAQPTVTPTQPPRVVSDQKRDPELGTDIPVEPAPMTAAGTQTAGPPPPQAAAKTPAPATPVGLPTRKQGPSLPDGTAGQESRERTPSVLDEPVGSPTRKKPQRSPERVPSLPDGSAGSPAPKPTFRPSEQAVSSQDEHQVPLAASRAANPWHPVSRGLTGEPPAPLPRGTRTAGRPEAESVDSASQDQDSPISSRVGMWLIGALVILTVILILIAMVRDRGSADIALGFSTAQAVSSTEVQTWLIPALGC; from the coding sequence ATGAGTAATGGTTCGGTTCCTCCCCCGCGAGGAATTCGCGCGGGACGAACCCTTGGTGGTCGATACACTCTGGTAAGTCGTATTGCTAAGGGCGGGATGGGCGAGGTATGGCGGGTTCGCGACCAGCGGACCGGAATGATGGTCGCCGCCAAGGTTCTCCGTCCTGAGCTTAGAGGCGAAGTGATCTCCCTTTCACGACTGCGTTTGGAAGCCAGCAATACACTGCGCGCGAGGCACCCAAACATCGCAGCGGTCCTGGACTCCGGTGAGGATGATGGACAGGGCTGGATTGTCATGGAGTTGATCGACGGGCACCCTCTGACGGACTACGTTGGCGATGGCAAACGTCTCTCAGCACAACAGCTGATTCCGATTCTCGCTCAAAGCGCATATGCCCTCGACGCTTCAGCAGCTGCGGGGGTGGTGCACCGCGACATCAAGCCTGCTAACATCATGATTCGCCCGGACGGGGTCGTGAAGTTGACCGATTTCGGGATTTCCTTCGCTGAGGGACAAGCGAACCTAACGGCAGTTGGGATGGTCATGGGAACCGCGCAGTACTTGGCTCCCGAGCAGGCGCTCGGCGAAGACGCAACGTCTTTGGGTGATCTCTACGCACTCGGGGTGATTGCGTACGAGGCACTCGCGGGCAGACGCCCATTCACCGGCAAGTCCGCAGTGGAGATCGCGATGTCGCACGTTAAGGACGAGGTTCCCGCGCTCCCCTCAGACGTCCCTGAACTTATCCAACAGGTTGTCTACGATCTGCTTGCGAAGAAGCCGGAGGACCGGCCCCAGTCGGGGGCGGCGCTAATTCGTACACTGAGTCGAGTGGCATCCGAGCTAGACGTGACCACTTCTCCCGTCCCGCTCCCGCCGCCGGCACAGATGGCGGATAACGCCCAGCCCACGGTTACGCCGACACAGCCACCAAGGGTGGTGTCCGATCAAAAGAGGGATCCTGAGCTTGGTACTGATATTCCAGTAGAACCGGCACCGATGACTGCCGCAGGGACACAGACTGCCGGGCCCCCTCCGCCACAGGCCGCGGCCAAGACTCCTGCTCCAGCGACGCCCGTCGGTTTACCGACTCGAAAACAGGGACCTTCTCTCCCTGACGGAACTGCTGGCCAAGAGTCTCGGGAACGGACGCCTTCTGTCCTTGATGAGCCTGTTGGTTCCCCAACCCGGAAGAAGCCGCAACGGTCCCCGGAACGGGTACCTTCTCTGCCTGATGGATCTGCCGGTTCCCCGGCTCCGAAACCCACATTCCGGCCTTCCGAACAGGCCGTTTCAAGCCAAGACGAGCATCAGGTACCACTTGCGGCAAGCCGGGCTGCTAATCCATGGCACCCGGTAAGCCGTGGGTTGACAGGGGAGCCCCCTGCCCCGTTGCCTCGGGGGACCAGAACTGCCGGACGCCCAGAGGCCGAATCGGTGGATTCTGCTAGTCAGGATCAAGACTCGCCTATTTCGTCTCGGGTCGGAATGTGGCTCATCGGTGCATTGGTTATCCTTACGGTGATCCTCATACTTATTGCAATGGTGCGTGATCGCGGATCTGCGGACATCGCACTAGGATTCTCAACCGCCCAAGCGGTGAGCTCAACGGAGGTTCAGACATGGTTGATTCCAGCGCTCGGCTGCTAG
- a CDS encoding alanine racemase codes for MLIDVGAKSFPQSLWGTTTESLRESAPGLDEFATPLVTLRREAIDHNTELLANWATSAGVSLCPHGKTSMAPALWQKMLDAGAWGITLATVWQAQVAATNGVPRIMIANEVTDGTSLDWATSQRQVDLFVWIDSFRGLRLIEQRRPTSPLSVLIDVGGGGGRTGTRTDAEFRALAQAVANSPSVRLCGIAGYEGALAHSRSAEDLATVRSYCERLAELYQMAEDLFEVSSPLISASGSVYYDVIAEELRRISPDAQIILRPGSFQIHDGGHYERLSPFGRDSEGPRLKTALEGWATVLSRPEPDLILLDGGRRDFGFDIDLPQIDAEDARLNGPAETFEINDQHLFVRVTPSCNLAVGDRVRLMLSHPCTSLDKWRLIPLVEDDRVIDAIETWF; via the coding sequence ATGTTGATAGACGTCGGTGCCAAGAGTTTTCCGCAATCGCTCTGGGGAACTACCACTGAATCGTTGAGGGAGAGCGCCCCTGGGCTCGATGAGTTTGCTACTCCCTTGGTAACTCTTCGGCGAGAAGCGATTGATCACAACACCGAGTTGCTTGCGAACTGGGCGACCAGCGCCGGAGTATCGCTGTGCCCCCACGGGAAGACTTCAATGGCTCCCGCACTCTGGCAGAAGATGCTCGATGCCGGGGCATGGGGGATAACCCTCGCAACTGTCTGGCAAGCCCAGGTCGCTGCGACAAACGGAGTCCCCCGGATCATGATTGCAAACGAGGTCACCGACGGCACGTCGCTGGACTGGGCTACCTCTCAGCGACAGGTTGATCTGTTTGTCTGGATCGATTCGTTTCGCGGACTGCGACTGATTGAACAGCGCAGACCGACGTCTCCTCTCTCTGTTCTGATTGACGTTGGTGGAGGAGGAGGGAGAACCGGAACCCGTACCGACGCGGAGTTCCGCGCACTTGCGCAGGCTGTGGCGAACTCCCCTTCGGTCCGACTGTGCGGCATCGCGGGGTACGAGGGCGCCCTGGCCCACTCACGTAGCGCTGAAGATCTGGCGACCGTGCGAAGCTACTGCGAACGACTCGCTGAGCTGTATCAGATGGCCGAGGACCTGTTTGAGGTCAGCTCGCCTCTAATCAGTGCCTCTGGCTCTGTGTACTACGACGTGATCGCTGAGGAGCTTCGCCGTATTTCGCCTGACGCCCAGATCATCCTTCGTCCCGGGTCATTCCAGATCCACGACGGGGGACACTACGAGCGACTGTCCCCATTTGGTCGCGACTCCGAGGGACCCAGACTAAAAACTGCCCTCGAAGGATGGGCTACGGTCCTGTCGAGGCCCGAACCGGACCTGATTCTTCTGGATGGTGGTCGCCGTGACTTCGGGTTTGATATAGATCTGCCTCAAATCGATGCCGAGGACGCCCGCCTCAATGGACCGGCCGAGACCTTTGAGATCAACGACCAACATCTGTTCGTCCGCGTCACGCCCTCGTGCAACTTGGCGGTAGGAGATCGCGTCCGGCTGATGTTGAGTCACCCGTGCACCTCGTTGGACAAGTGGCGACTAATTCCCCTCGTCGAGGATGACCGAGTGATAGATGCGATAGAAACCTGGTTCTGA
- a CDS encoding class E sortase, whose translation MSSPYPSRSAIHASGASNGMQRPATHASGLPGGGQFRPTGRSVAPKRPKRSFWSLSLQILGELLMTAGVVLLLFVVWQLWWTTAQVQPGMQQRVAEFERANPVNDQVATVENQRTDPPPPVAQVGYGEIFGVLHVPKWDMAIPIAEGIGQEILDLGNAGHFPDTQMPGEVGNFALAGHRRSYGNNFRQVHIMEPGDPIVVETDKAFLVYEVTDHEIILPSQTEVLFPVPNERGATPTKRIMTMTTCDPEFGNSHRYILRSELKYWVAKEDGRPKVLEGVK comes from the coding sequence ATGTCTTCCCCATACCCCTCGCGCTCCGCGATACACGCCTCAGGCGCAAGCAACGGGATGCAGCGCCCGGCGACTCATGCATCCGGCTTGCCGGGAGGCGGTCAGTTCAGACCGACGGGTAGGAGCGTTGCACCTAAGAGACCCAAACGAAGCTTCTGGAGCCTGTCGCTTCAGATATTGGGCGAGCTGCTGATGACTGCAGGAGTGGTCCTTCTGCTCTTCGTTGTCTGGCAACTGTGGTGGACCACCGCTCAGGTGCAACCGGGAATGCAGCAGCGTGTGGCTGAGTTTGAGCGTGCAAACCCGGTAAACGATCAGGTCGCGACCGTGGAGAACCAGAGAACAGACCCCCCACCTCCAGTTGCCCAGGTCGGGTACGGAGAGATATTCGGCGTGCTTCACGTTCCGAAGTGGGACATGGCTATTCCAATTGCCGAAGGCATAGGCCAAGAGATTTTGGACCTAGGCAACGCCGGACATTTCCCTGACACGCAAATGCCCGGCGAGGTAGGTAATTTTGCCCTGGCGGGACACCGTCGTTCCTACGGAAATAACTTCCGACAGGTGCACATCATGGAACCGGGGGATCCGATCGTCGTTGAGACAGACAAGGCTTTCCTCGTTTACGAAGTGACAGACCACGAAATCATTTTGCCAAGTCAGACAGAGGTCCTATTCCCCGTCCCGAATGAACGCGGAGCTACCCCCACAAAGAGAATAATGACCATGACAACCTGCGACCCCGAGTTCGGAAACTCTCATCGGTACATCCTAAGAAGCGAGCTAAAGTACTGGGTCGCAAAAGAGGACGGTAGACCCAAAGTCCTCGAGGGCGTTAAGTAG
- a CDS encoding rhomboid family intramembrane serine protease: MSRTASAVAPVTLTLIVVNVVMFILQQFSSDVINWLAFNPVFGYLQPWRLVTAAFVHANFTHLLFNMLMLYLVGSSVERALGWWRYLAVYLLSAVGGSMLIIGWLLVQPQSAATWTVGASGALYGLLAAILVLQRRAGMSTTSILVLLAVNLIYSFTMSNVSWQAHVGGFLMGLLATGIFVWAADAFRSRGQKTLTGMSLVALVALVVLSVAGTWGLYALVS, from the coding sequence ATGTCCAGGACCGCTTCTGCGGTCGCTCCCGTCACCCTTACGCTGATCGTCGTAAACGTAGTTATGTTTATCCTTCAGCAGTTTTCGTCCGACGTGATCAACTGGCTGGCCTTCAACCCCGTTTTTGGTTACCTGCAACCGTGGAGACTTGTGACCGCGGCCTTTGTGCATGCGAACTTTACGCACCTACTGTTCAACATGCTAATGCTTTACCTGGTCGGGTCTTCAGTCGAGCGGGCGCTCGGCTGGTGGCGCTACTTGGCTGTGTATTTACTCAGCGCAGTTGGTGGTTCAATGCTGATTATCGGCTGGCTTTTGGTGCAACCACAGTCTGCCGCGACTTGGACCGTTGGAGCTTCTGGAGCCCTTTACGGCCTATTGGCCGCAATCCTTGTCCTTCAAAGGCGCGCCGGGATGTCAACGACATCGATCCTGGTGCTACTTGCCGTGAACCTGATCTACAGCTTCACAATGTCAAATGTTTCGTGGCAGGCACACGTTGGAGGCTTCCTGATGGGCCTGTTAGCCACGGGCATCTTCGTCTGGGCAGCGGACGCCTTCAGGTCACGCGGCCAGAAAACACTTACCGGAATGAGCCTGGTAGCGCTCGTTGCACTTGTCGTGTTGAGCGTCGCCGGGACCTGGGGACTCTACGCGCTGGTTAGCTGA
- a CDS encoding peptidylprolyl isomerase → MKAVIRTSMGNIRVNLFPYQAPHTVKNFVELSKGERQWNNAGQMTTRPLYDDTIFHRVIPNFMIQGGDPEGTGMGGPGYEFNDEISPELTFSKPYLLAMANAGKRMGKGTNGSQFFITVEPTPWLNGKHTIFGEVTDKESQKVVDEIAAVPTGAQDRPLTPVVIEHIDIEDED, encoded by the coding sequence ATGAAAGCTGTTATTCGCACAAGCATGGGTAATATCCGCGTCAATCTGTTCCCGTACCAGGCACCTCACACGGTTAAGAACTTCGTTGAACTCTCAAAGGGTGAGCGCCAGTGGAACAACGCTGGTCAGATGACCACTCGTCCCCTATACGACGACACGATCTTCCACCGGGTTATTCCGAACTTCATGATTCAAGGCGGCGACCCCGAGGGCACCGGCATGGGCGGCCCAGGATACGAGTTCAACGATGAAATCAGTCCCGAACTCACTTTCTCTAAGCCGTACCTTCTGGCCATGGCGAATGCAGGGAAACGCATGGGCAAGGGAACCAATGGCTCGCAGTTCTTCATTACCGTTGAACCAACCCCTTGGCTGAACGGCAAGCACACCATCTTCGGCGAGGTGACGGATAAGGAGTCACAGAAGGTCGTCGACGAGATTGCCGCCGTTCCGACGGGAGCGCAGGATCGTCCGCTTACGCCCGTGGTCATCGAGCACATCGACATCGAGGACGAGGACTAA
- a CDS encoding DUF881 domain-containing protein, which produces MSDQWATQSTSGEGADESGKKPSVLGRSLGFGTGLLGSLAVGIISVTAGLLIGISVSNAQNHGYSDDRNLADIVREQQSRVFALEEQTDALTEQAQSLTQTSLPETSDASLLPISRLTVTGPGVEVSLSDAAKEFIPDEGASVNDLVVHQQDVDAVVNALWRGGAEAIAVQGVRLAADTPVRCVGNVILVGSRSYAPPYVISAIGDPSLLADSLDQDERVSDYRFYAAKYQMGWSVTPQESMVLPPATEIGLQGLASPLTR; this is translated from the coding sequence ATGTCTGACCAGTGGGCAACGCAGTCGACATCGGGCGAGGGCGCTGACGAGTCCGGAAAGAAACCGAGTGTACTCGGACGATCGCTGGGCTTTGGGACAGGGCTGCTCGGCTCGTTGGCCGTTGGGATTATCTCAGTCACCGCTGGACTACTCATCGGCATCTCTGTAAGTAACGCGCAGAACCACGGCTATAGCGATGACCGAAATCTTGCCGACATTGTTAGGGAGCAACAGTCGCGCGTCTTTGCACTTGAGGAGCAAACTGATGCGTTGACGGAGCAAGCACAGTCCCTCACCCAGACGTCGCTACCCGAGACCTCGGACGCAAGCCTCCTCCCCATCAGTCGACTCACAGTTACCGGCCCCGGGGTTGAGGTGTCGCTGTCCGATGCCGCAAAGGAGTTTATTCCGGACGAGGGAGCATCCGTCAACGACCTGGTTGTCCACCAGCAGGACGTTGACGCCGTCGTGAACGCACTGTGGCGGGGTGGAGCAGAAGCTATCGCCGTCCAGGGAGTACGCCTAGCGGCAGACACCCCGGTTAGGTGCGTGGGCAACGTGATCCTGGTCGGCTCTAGGTCATACGCCCCGCCCTACGTCATCTCCGCAATTGGGGATCCGAGCCTGCTAGCTGATTCTCTGGACCAAGACGAACGGGTTTCGGACTATCGTTTCTATGCGGCAAAGTACCAAATGGGATGGTCAGTAACCCCGCAGGAATCAATGGTTCTTCCCCCTGCGACAGAAATCGGGCTACAAGGCTTAGCCTCACCCCTCACACGGTAA
- a CDS encoding D-aminoacylase translates to MGGNDHFDVLIHGATLADGSREARLHSADVGLRGGRIVQVSPNLAGAAADQMIDARGGILAPGFIDMHAHADLSLISGADADAKLMQGVTTQVIGQDGLGYAPVNAETKEPIAQQIAGWNGPMPSDASWQSMAEYLDRLDQGMATNAVVLTPHGNLRMMVMGNQARVATDEELVRMQDLLATAMEEGSGGLSTGLTYTPATYADTRELIALCQVVADKNGYFSPHTRSYGKGALGAYREMIEVARSTGVRLHLTHATMNFPENRGRASELLQLVDEGRGRGLQISLDTYPYTAGATSLSALLPSWAFEGGATALLERLSHLETRARIVHELDEEGSDGAHGTVVDWDAQQVASVGNPELEALVGGTLQQIHDSEALTAVRGLPSSSPAETALNLMIADNLATTILMHVGHEENIVETMRDSFHTVGTDGITHGGKPHPRSWGTFARFLGHYARDLGVMSLPEAVNHMTGRAAEVLGLSDRGLVREGYVADLVLFDPDLVQDRATYEEPKQIASGVRYVWIGGKPAVRDGALAEIRAGHVLRS, encoded by the coding sequence ATGGGCGGCAACGACCACTTTGATGTGCTGATCCACGGAGCCACCCTGGCGGACGGATCGCGTGAGGCGCGGCTTCATTCCGCGGATGTCGGTCTTCGTGGCGGGCGCATCGTCCAAGTATCACCGAATCTGGCAGGAGCGGCTGCGGACCAAATGATCGACGCACGCGGAGGTATCCTCGCCCCCGGCTTCATCGATATGCATGCTCACGCTGATCTTTCACTCATCAGCGGAGCCGATGCGGACGCGAAACTGATGCAGGGAGTGACAACCCAAGTCATCGGGCAGGACGGTTTGGGATATGCCCCTGTGAACGCGGAAACGAAGGAACCGATAGCACAGCAAATCGCCGGGTGGAACGGCCCTATGCCGAGCGACGCGAGCTGGCAGTCAATGGCGGAGTATCTGGATCGGCTCGATCAGGGGATGGCGACCAACGCGGTCGTACTCACGCCTCACGGCAATCTGCGAATGATGGTGATGGGCAACCAGGCGCGAGTGGCGACGGACGAGGAGCTTGTGCGGATGCAGGACCTCCTGGCAACAGCGATGGAGGAAGGAAGCGGGGGACTATCCACCGGCCTCACCTACACTCCGGCAACCTATGCCGATACGCGGGAACTGATCGCGCTGTGCCAGGTTGTCGCCGACAAGAACGGATATTTCAGTCCCCACACCCGTAGCTACGGTAAAGGGGCGCTTGGCGCATACCGCGAGATGATCGAGGTTGCGCGGTCCACGGGCGTTCGCCTACACCTGACACACGCGACGATGAACTTCCCTGAGAATCGCGGTCGCGCGTCCGAACTACTTCAGTTGGTAGACGAGGGGAGGGGTCGTGGCCTCCAGATTTCGCTCGACACGTACCCTTACACCGCGGGTGCAACTAGCCTTTCCGCCCTGCTCCCCAGCTGGGCGTTTGAGGGTGGGGCAACGGCTCTTCTTGAGCGTCTCAGCCACCTTGAGACCAGAGCGCGGATCGTCCACGAGCTTGATGAGGAGGGCTCCGACGGGGCCCACGGAACGGTGGTCGACTGGGACGCACAGCAGGTCGCCTCGGTTGGAAACCCCGAACTTGAGGCGCTGGTTGGGGGAACGCTCCAGCAGATCCACGACAGCGAAGCGCTGACTGCGGTGAGGGGTCTCCCCTCGTCCTCGCCCGCCGAGACGGCGTTGAATCTGATGATTGCGGACAACTTGGCAACGACGATCCTGATGCACGTTGGGCACGAGGAGAACATTGTTGAGACGATGAGAGACTCCTTCCACACAGTTGGGACGGACGGGATTACTCACGGCGGTAAACCTCATCCACGCAGCTGGGGGACGTTTGCTCGCTTCCTGGGGCACTATGCACGCGACCTTGGGGTGATGAGTCTGCCGGAAGCGGTGAACCACATGACGGGACGTGCCGCCGAGGTACTGGGACTGAGCGATCGGGGGCTGGTTCGAGAGGGATACGTGGCGGACCTGGTGCTGTTCGACCCGGACCTTGTCCAAGATCGTGCCACCTATGAGGAACCGAAGCAGATCGCGTCAGGAGTCCGTTATGTTTGGATCGGTGGGAAGCCGGCGGTTCGCGACGGTGCGCTCGCGGAAATTAGGGCGGGGCACGTCCTTCGTTCGTGA
- a CDS encoding RidA family protein encodes MTEKKAVTTQNAPVPITTFSQGVIKGGIFQVSGQGPVDPKTNRYIHAGDVAAQTTQTLENVRAILEAGGASIEDVIMVRVYLTDPELFPDFNGAYEAYMKEHAGQVYPGRTTVFTGLPNPDMLVEIDALAVVG; translated from the coding sequence ATGACCGAAAAGAAGGCCGTGACCACCCAAAACGCCCCAGTGCCGATCACAACTTTCTCACAGGGTGTCATAAAGGGAGGGATCTTTCAGGTGTCCGGTCAAGGGCCGGTCGATCCCAAAACAAACAGATACATCCACGCGGGCGATGTTGCCGCGCAGACCACCCAGACCCTTGAGAATGTTCGAGCGATTCTTGAGGCGGGAGGCGCGTCGATTGAGGATGTCATCATGGTGCGGGTCTACCTAACCGATCCCGAGCTGTTTCCCGATTTCAATGGTGCGTACGAGGCATACATGAAGGAGCACGCCGGTCAGGTATACCCGGGGCGGACCACGGTCTTCACGGGACTGCCAAACCCTGACATGCTGGTAGAGATCGATGCGCTGGCGGTTGTTGGGTAA